The following proteins are encoded in a genomic region of Paraburkholderia sp. BL23I1N1:
- a CDS encoding sugar ABC transporter ATP-binding protein yields the protein MSLAVRFDDIRKDFGPVRVLHGVSFELAPGRIYGLLGENGAGKSTLMKILAGYETATSGTVLLDGHARQFIGSRDAEAAGIVLIHQEFNLAEHLTIAQNMYLGHEKKRGWFVEDTAMRAEAARYLAQVGLEKAPDTKVRELIVAEKQMVEIAKALSRRARLLIMDEPTATLTPSETERLFTLMLKLKADGVTIVYISHKLDEVERITDEVIVMRDGRFVARGETAGLARQQMANLMVGRDVSDMFPDKITVPADAPIALKVEGLAVPDWVEDLSFDVRAGEVLGFAGLVGAGRTEAFEAIIGLRKRTAGRIEIAGRSADLKSPRDAMRHGLTYLSEDRKGKGLHVNLSLQDNVTLMTLERYAHPLLDMKAGRAALTKAVSDFGIRTGDLSSRARMLSGGNQQKLALAKFLQPDPNVIVLDEPTRGVDVGAKRDIYFLIHRLAAQGRAVIVISSELIELIGLCHRVAVMRAGRLQTTLTLEHLTEEELIAHATGTH from the coding sequence ACGGCGCAGGCAAGTCGACGCTCATGAAAATCCTCGCCGGCTACGAAACGGCGACCTCGGGCACCGTGCTGCTCGACGGTCACGCGCGGCAGTTCATCGGGTCGCGCGATGCGGAAGCGGCGGGCATCGTGCTGATTCACCAGGAGTTCAATCTCGCCGAGCATCTGACGATCGCGCAGAACATGTATCTCGGCCACGAAAAAAAGCGCGGCTGGTTCGTCGAGGACACCGCCATGCGCGCTGAAGCCGCGCGCTATCTCGCGCAGGTCGGTCTCGAGAAAGCGCCGGATACGAAAGTACGCGAGTTGATCGTCGCTGAAAAGCAGATGGTGGAGATCGCCAAAGCGCTGTCGCGCCGCGCGCGTCTGCTCATCATGGACGAACCGACCGCCACGCTCACGCCGTCCGAAACCGAACGCCTCTTCACGCTGATGCTGAAGTTGAAAGCCGACGGCGTGACCATCGTCTACATCTCGCACAAGCTGGATGAAGTCGAGCGCATTACCGACGAAGTGATCGTGATGCGCGACGGCCGCTTTGTGGCGCGCGGCGAAACCGCGGGGCTCGCGCGCCAGCAGATGGCGAATCTGATGGTTGGGCGCGACGTGTCCGATATGTTCCCCGACAAAATCACCGTGCCTGCCGACGCACCGATTGCTTTGAAAGTAGAAGGCCTGGCCGTGCCGGACTGGGTCGAAGATTTGAGCTTCGACGTGCGCGCTGGCGAAGTACTGGGCTTTGCAGGCCTCGTCGGTGCAGGTCGCACGGAAGCGTTCGAAGCGATCATCGGATTGCGCAAACGCACGGCGGGCCGCATCGAAATCGCCGGCCGTAGCGCCGATCTGAAAAGCCCACGCGACGCCATGCGCCACGGCCTCACGTATCTGAGCGAAGACCGCAAAGGCAAGGGCCTGCATGTGAATCTAAGCCTGCAGGACAACGTCACGCTGATGACGCTCGAACGCTACGCGCATCCCTTGCTCGATATGAAGGCGGGGCGCGCGGCGTTGACGAAAGCGGTGAGCGACTTCGGCATTCGCACGGGCGATCTGTCGAGCCGCGCGCGCATGCTCTCCGGCGGCAATCAGCAGAAGCTCGCGCTCGCCAAATTCCTGCAGCCCGATCCGAACGTGATCGTGCTCGACGAGCCGACGCGTGGCGTCGATGTCGGCGCAAAACGCGATATCTATTTCCTGATTCATCGTCTGGCCGCGCAGGGCCGCGCGGTGATCGTCATTTCATCCGAACTGATCGAGCTGATTGGTTTGTGCCATCGCGTTGCCGTGATGCGCGCGGGACGCCTGCAAACCACGCTCACGCTTGAGCACTTGACCGAAGAGGAGTTGATCGCCCATGCGACCGGCACCCACTGA
- a CDS encoding ABC transporter permease — MRPAPTEAVQSGRALRFAHRLYALGPLVGLIALCVVGTLLNRDFATLDNLMNVLTRTSFIGIIAVGMTFVIISGGIDLSVGSMAALIAGSMIWLMNGLAAGVGGHTLAPLLIVTLGIVLALVLGGLFGCAHGLLITKGRIEPFIVTLGTLGIFRAVLTWLADGGALTLDNSLSDLYGPAYYASLFGVPVPIWVFLVVAAGGALILNRTAFGRHVQAIGSNEQVARYAAIRVDTVKIVTYVLLGICVGVATVLYVPRLGSATPTTGLLWELEAIASVVVGGTALKGGEGRVVGTVIGAILLSVIANILNLTSIISVYLNAAVQGVVIIFVAFVQRGRR; from the coding sequence ATGCGACCGGCACCCACTGAAGCCGTCCAATCCGGCCGCGCGTTGCGCTTCGCGCATCGTCTGTATGCGCTCGGGCCGCTGGTAGGACTGATCGCGCTGTGCGTCGTCGGCACGCTGCTCAACCGCGATTTCGCGACGCTCGACAACCTGATGAACGTGCTCACGCGCACGTCGTTCATCGGCATCATCGCGGTCGGCATGACCTTCGTGATCATTTCGGGGGGCATCGACCTGTCGGTCGGGTCAATGGCGGCGCTGATCGCGGGCAGCATGATCTGGTTGATGAACGGATTGGCCGCCGGTGTGGGCGGCCATACGCTTGCGCCCTTGCTGATCGTGACGCTCGGCATTGTGTTGGCGTTGGTGCTCGGCGGGTTGTTCGGCTGCGCGCACGGCCTGCTCATTACCAAGGGACGTATCGAGCCGTTCATCGTGACGTTGGGGACGTTGGGCATTTTTCGCGCGGTGCTGACGTGGCTCGCGGATGGCGGCGCGCTGACGTTGGATAACTCGTTGTCCGATCTATACGGACCCGCTTACTACGCGAGTCTCTTCGGCGTGCCGGTCCCGATCTGGGTGTTCCTGGTGGTTGCCGCGGGCGGCGCGTTGATCCTCAATCGCACCGCGTTCGGCCGTCACGTGCAGGCGATTGGTTCGAACGAACAGGTCGCTCGCTATGCGGCGATTCGCGTCGATACCGTGAAGATCGTTACGTACGTATTGCTCGGAATCTGCGTCGGCGTTGCGACGGTGCTGTATGTGCCGCGGCTCGGTTCGGCCACGCCGACCACCGGCTTGTTGTGGGAGCTGGAAGCGATTGCATCTGTGGTGGTGGGCGGCACCGCGCTGAAGGGGGGCGAAGGGCGCGTGGTCGGCACGGTGATCGGCGCGATCCTGCTTTCGGTGATCGCCAACATTCTGAATCTGACCAGCATCATCAGCGTGTATCTGAACGCGGCGGTGCAGGGCGTCGTGATTATCTTCGTCGCGTTTGTACAGCGCGGACGACGGTAA
- a CDS encoding substrate-binding domain-containing protein, with product MKQVIRAIGAGMLALGILGTAGVARADEKVTLGVAIPTADHGFTGGIVWWANKAKADLEKTHPDLKVIVKTAAGAPEQANQLQDLVTVNKINALVIFPFESASLTQPVAQVKKKGVYVTVVDRGLTDTSAQDAYVAGDNTAFGKIPAEYLAKALDGKGDIVALRGIPTTLDNERWTAFTGVLKAYPNIKILDGKYANWNRDDAFKVMQDYLTRFKHIDAVWAADDDMAVGVLKAIEQAKRTDIKIVFGGAGSKGMVKNVMDGAPMIKADVSYSPKFIYDAIKLTAEARLKGDKLPPTTIIPSVLITKENAQQFYFPDSPF from the coding sequence ATGAAGCAGGTCATTCGAGCGATCGGCGCCGGCATGCTGGCGTTGGGGATACTGGGCACGGCAGGCGTCGCGCGTGCCGATGAAAAAGTCACGCTGGGCGTCGCGATTCCGACGGCGGATCACGGCTTTACGGGTGGCATCGTCTGGTGGGCAAACAAGGCGAAGGCCGATCTTGAGAAAACCCATCCCGATCTGAAGGTGATCGTGAAGACCGCGGCCGGCGCGCCCGAACAGGCGAACCAGTTGCAGGATCTGGTGACGGTGAACAAGATCAATGCGCTGGTGATTTTCCCGTTCGAATCGGCTTCGCTGACGCAGCCGGTTGCTCAGGTGAAGAAGAAGGGCGTGTACGTGACGGTGGTGGATCGCGGTCTGACCGACACCAGTGCGCAGGATGCCTACGTTGCGGGCGACAACACCGCGTTCGGCAAGATTCCTGCCGAGTATCTGGCGAAAGCGCTCGACGGCAAGGGCGACATCGTCGCGCTGCGAGGCATTCCGACCACGCTCGACAACGAACGCTGGACCGCGTTTACGGGCGTGCTGAAGGCCTATCCGAACATCAAGATCCTCGACGGCAAGTACGCGAACTGGAATCGCGACGATGCCTTCAAGGTGATGCAGGACTACCTCACGCGCTTCAAGCATATCGACGCCGTCTGGGCCGCCGACGACGACATGGCCGTTGGCGTGCTTAAAGCGATCGAGCAGGCCAAGCGTACCGACATCAAGATCGTGTTCGGCGGCGCGGGTTCCAAGGGCATGGTGAAGAACGTGATGGATGGCGCGCCGATGATCAAGGCCGACGTGTCGTACTCGCCGAAATTCATCTACGACGCGATCAAGCTCACCGCCGAAGCGCGCCTGAAGGGCGACAAACTGCCGCCGACCACGATCATTCCGTCGGTGCTGATCACGAAGGAAAACGCGCAGCAGTTCTATTTTCCTGACTCGCCGTTCTGA
- a CDS encoding sugar phosphate isomerase/epimerase yields the protein MKTIKGPAIFLAQFMGDEVPFDNFAHLAGWAASLGFKGIQVPCDTRLIDLEQAAASQSYCDELREIAEDAGVTITELSTHLQGQLVAVHPAYDTLFDGFAAQHVRGNPAARTQWAVDQMKLAAKASQRLGLNTHVSFSGALAWPYLYPWPQRPAGLIETAFDELARRWTPILDAFDEAGVDVCYELHPGEDLHDGVTFERFLDAVKQHPRANILYDPSHFVLQQLDYLAFIDIYHARIKAFHVKDAEFRPNGKQGVYGGYSGWVERAGRFRSLGDGQIDFGAIFSKMAQYDFPGWAVLEWECALKHPQDGAREGAEFIRRHIIRVAEHAFDDFAGSGVDAAQLKRVLGI from the coding sequence ATGAAAACCATCAAAGGGCCGGCGATTTTTCTCGCCCAGTTCATGGGCGACGAGGTGCCGTTCGACAACTTCGCACATCTTGCGGGCTGGGCGGCGAGTCTTGGCTTCAAGGGCATCCAGGTGCCGTGCGATACGCGCCTGATCGATCTCGAACAGGCGGCGGCGAGCCAGAGCTATTGCGACGAGTTGCGTGAGATCGCGGAAGATGCGGGCGTCACGATCACCGAACTGTCGACGCATCTGCAAGGGCAACTCGTTGCCGTGCACCCGGCCTATGACACCTTGTTCGACGGCTTTGCCGCGCAGCATGTGCGCGGCAATCCTGCCGCGCGCACGCAGTGGGCGGTCGATCAGATGAAGCTGGCGGCAAAAGCGTCGCAACGTTTGGGGCTGAATACCCACGTGTCGTTTTCCGGGGCGCTGGCGTGGCCTTATCTTTATCCGTGGCCGCAGCGTCCGGCAGGTTTGATCGAGACGGCCTTCGACGAACTCGCGCGCCGCTGGACGCCGATTCTCGATGCATTCGACGAAGCAGGTGTGGACGTGTGCTACGAACTGCATCCGGGCGAGGATCTGCACGACGGCGTGACCTTCGAGCGTTTTCTGGACGCGGTGAAACAGCATCCGCGCGCGAACATCCTCTACGACCCAAGCCATTTCGTGTTGCAGCAACTGGATTACCTCGCGTTCATCGACATCTATCACGCGCGCATCAAGGCGTTCCATGTGAAGGACGCGGAGTTTCGTCCGAACGGCAAGCAAGGTGTGTACGGCGGCTATAGCGGCTGGGTCGAACGCGCGGGACGCTTCCGCTCGCTTGGCGACGGGCAGATCGATTTCGGCGCGATCTTCTCGAAGATGGCGCAATACGATTTTCCGGGCTGGGCGGTGCTGGAGTGGGAGTGCGCGTTGAAGCATCCACAGGACGGCGCGCGTGAAGGCGCGGAGTTTATTCGCCGCCACATTATTCGTGTGGCAGAACATGCATTCGACGATTTCGCGGGCAGTGGCGTGGATGCCGCGCAGTTGAAACGCGTGCTTGGCATTTGA
- a CDS encoding Gfo/Idh/MocA family protein produces MPQKKRLRLGMVGGGQGAFIGAVHRITARLDDRFELVAGALSSDPQRAQASAAESGIARSYADWGEMARAEAARDDGIDAVAIVTPNHLHAPVATAFLEAGIHVICDKPLAISLAEGEALAKLAREKNKLFALTHTYSGYPLVRHARELVENGELGEIRVVQVEYAQDWLAEPIETNGTNKQAGWRTDPSLAGPAGCLGDIGTHAYHLAAFITGMTPSSLLAELHTFVPGRRIDDHVQAMLRYPNGARGMLWASQVASGAENALRLRVYGTKAGLSFDQENPNELWFTPLGGSAERLTRGRVQSALAAHATRVPAGHPEGYLEAFAQLYKDAALQIEALNAGQPLPAESLLLTTVDDGVAGLRFIDAVLASSAADGQWREIANG; encoded by the coding sequence ATGCCACAAAAAAAAAGACTCAGGCTCGGCATGGTCGGCGGCGGGCAAGGCGCGTTTATTGGCGCGGTGCATCGGATCACGGCGCGGCTCGACGACCGGTTCGAACTGGTGGCCGGTGCGTTGTCGTCCGATCCGCAGCGCGCGCAAGCGAGCGCGGCCGAGTCCGGTATCGCGCGCAGCTATGCGGATTGGGGTGAGATGGCGCGTGCCGAAGCCGCTCGCGACGACGGTATCGACGCAGTTGCGATCGTCACGCCGAATCATCTGCATGCGCCGGTGGCGACGGCTTTTCTCGAAGCGGGCATCCATGTGATCTGCGACAAGCCGCTGGCGATTTCGTTGGCGGAAGGCGAGGCGCTAGCGAAGCTCGCGCGCGAGAAGAACAAGCTGTTCGCGCTGACGCATACGTATTCCGGTTATCCGCTGGTGCGGCATGCACGTGAGCTTGTCGAGAATGGTGAACTCGGCGAAATACGCGTGGTGCAAGTCGAATACGCGCAGGACTGGCTGGCTGAACCGATCGAAACGAACGGCACGAACAAGCAGGCCGGCTGGCGTACGGATCCGTCGTTAGCGGGTCCTGCCGGCTGTCTCGGCGACATCGGCACGCACGCGTATCATCTCGCGGCCTTCATCACCGGGATGACGCCGTCGTCGCTGTTGGCGGAATTGCATACCTTCGTGCCGGGTCGTCGTATTGACGACCACGTGCAGGCGATGCTGCGCTATCCGAACGGCGCGCGCGGCATGCTCTGGGCGAGCCAAGTCGCGAGCGGCGCGGAAAATGCGCTGCGTCTGCGGGTGTATGGGACGAAGGCTGGTTTGAGTTTCGATCAGGAGAATCCGAACGAATTGTGGTTCACGCCGCTGGGTGGTTCGGCCGAGCGCCTGACGCGAGGACGGGTGCAAAGCGCGCTCGCGGCACACGCGACGCGCGTGCCGGCGGGGCATCCTGAGGGTTATCTGGAAGCGTTCGCGCAGTTGTACAAGGATGCGGCGTTGCAGATCGAAGCGTTGAATGCGGGGCAACCGTTGCCCGCCGAAAGCCTGCTGTTGACGACGGTGGATGATGGCGTGGCGGGCCTGCGTTTTATCGATGCGGTGTTGGCGAGCAGCGCGGCGGACGGTCAGTGGCGCGAGATCGCGAATGGCTGA
- a CDS encoding efflux RND transporter permease subunit has translation MWFTRISIGNPVLATMMMMALLVIGLFSYQRLKVDQFPDIAFPVVVVQTAYPGASPESVESDVTRKIEEAVNTISGIDEITSRSYDAQSVVIVQFDLSVDAVQAAQDVRDKIALIRPDLRDGVKDPRVLRYDPADMPIITVAISNAPGASLSTRDLTTVADQIVRKRLETVRGVGSVSLVGGVKRQVQIDVNPQKLQALSIGVDQVIRAVQNENQEIPAGPLTSSNVEQTVQVKGRFEKPDDFKRIIVARRGAQSAIPTASSATQPVTLDQVADVVDGQREPDSMALLNGQRALFLSIIKAQGENTVDVAHGVRDEVTRLQPQLPPGVQLSITDDSSINIEQSVNEVKRTLLEGALLTVLIVFLFLGSWRSTVITGLTLPIALIGTFAVMYACGFTINVITLMALSLCVGLLIDDAIVVRENIVRHVQLGADHRTAALDGTKEIALAVLATTFSIVAVFLPVGFMGGIIGRFFHQFGITVAAAVLISMFVSFTLDPMLSSIWPDPDLHDTDTGRKGYRYGRLIERSLHLFDRQIDQLTAFYQRLLGWSLKHRAITLVVAAATFFGSLFLVPFVGTEFVPNADFSETQIGLNTPVGTSLEATSEKVKQVQAILATYPEVRFSYATLNSGNTQGKNTALITVRLKDRRDRTRGMVELNQVFRARLASVAGVSITEIGVPDGAGSTKAIQLSLQGDNIDELRRLSDAAQARMVKIPGLVDLDSSLKADKPIVAINVKRELASDLGVGVADIGTALRPLLSGDAISTWRAPDDQDYDVSVRLPRAQRQDVDDLARLMIATNRTDANGAPVLVPLRQIADIVKTTGPDVLNRRDLQREVMLSANVNGRSPGEVAADVAKALDAMHLPAGYHYRFEGSTKSMNESFVYAVEALALAVIFIYMILASQFASFAQPLAIMASLPLTLIGVLLALLLFGSTLNMFSIIGFVMLMGLVTKNAILLIDFANQARRGTLLDASGKGRMMERREALLEAARVRLRPILMTTLAMIFGMLPLAAALGEGGEQRGPLGQTVIGGVITSSILTLVVVPVVYTVLEDWAEWLRRRLRSKG, from the coding sequence ATGTGGTTCACCCGCATCAGCATCGGCAACCCGGTGCTCGCCACGATGATGATGATGGCGCTGCTCGTCATCGGTCTGTTTTCTTATCAGCGGCTCAAGGTCGATCAGTTCCCGGACATCGCGTTCCCGGTCGTGGTCGTGCAGACCGCGTATCCGGGGGCGTCGCCGGAATCGGTCGAGTCGGACGTCACGCGCAAGATCGAAGAAGCGGTCAACACGATCAGCGGCATCGACGAAATCACCTCGCGTTCGTACGACGCGCAATCGGTCGTGATCGTGCAATTCGATCTTTCGGTGGATGCGGTGCAGGCCGCCCAGGACGTGCGCGACAAGATCGCGCTGATCCGCCCCGATCTGCGCGACGGCGTGAAGGACCCGCGCGTGCTGCGCTATGACCCGGCGGATATGCCGATCATCACGGTGGCCATCTCGAACGCGCCGGGCGCGTCGCTGTCCACGCGCGATCTCACCACGGTCGCCGATCAGATCGTGCGCAAACGGCTCGAAACGGTGCGCGGCGTCGGCTCAGTCTCGCTGGTGGGCGGCGTGAAACGGCAGGTGCAGATCGACGTGAATCCGCAGAAGCTGCAGGCGCTTTCGATCGGCGTCGATCAGGTGATTCGTGCGGTGCAGAACGAGAATCAGGAGATTCCGGCTGGGCCGCTCACGTCGAGTAATGTCGAGCAGACCGTGCAGGTCAAAGGCCGTTTCGAGAAACCGGACGACTTCAAACGCATCATCGTCGCGCGTCGCGGCGCGCAGTCGGCGATTCCTACTGCTTCATCAGCGACACAGCCCGTCACACTCGATCAGGTCGCTGACGTGGTGGACGGCCAGCGGGAACCCGACAGCATGGCCTTGCTCAACGGCCAGCGCGCGCTGTTCCTGTCGATCATCAAGGCGCAGGGCGAAAACACCGTGGATGTCGCCCACGGCGTGCGTGACGAAGTCACGCGCTTGCAGCCGCAACTGCCACCCGGCGTGCAACTCAGTATTACCGACGATTCCTCGATCAACATCGAACAAAGCGTCAACGAAGTGAAGCGCACCCTGCTCGAAGGCGCGCTGCTGACGGTGCTGATCGTGTTCCTGTTCCTCGGCTCGTGGCGCAGCACGGTGATCACCGGCCTCACGCTGCCGATCGCGCTGATCGGCACCTTCGCGGTGATGTACGCGTGCGGCTTCACGATCAACGTGATCACGCTGATGGCGCTGTCTTTATGCGTCGGCTTGCTGATCGACGACGCGATCGTGGTGCGCGAAAACATCGTGCGGCACGTGCAGCTCGGCGCGGACCATCGAACCGCCGCGCTCGACGGCACCAAGGAAATCGCGCTCGCCGTGCTGGCGACCACCTTCTCGATCGTTGCGGTGTTTCTGCCGGTGGGCTTCATGGGCGGCATCATCGGCCGCTTCTTCCATCAGTTCGGCATCACGGTGGCCGCTGCCGTGCTGATCTCGATGTTCGTGTCGTTCACGCTCGATCCGATGCTGTCCTCGATCTGGCCGGACCCCGATCTGCACGACACGGACACGGGCCGCAAAGGCTATCGCTACGGACGCTTGATCGAACGTTCACTGCATCTGTTCGACAGGCAGATCGACCAGCTCACCGCGTTTTATCAGCGCCTGCTCGGCTGGTCGCTGAAGCATCGCGCGATCACGCTCGTCGTGGCTGCTGCGACGTTCTTCGGCAGCCTGTTTCTGGTGCCGTTTGTCGGCACCGAGTTCGTGCCGAATGCGGACTTCTCCGAAACGCAGATCGGCTTGAACACACCGGTGGGCACTTCGCTCGAGGCCACCTCGGAAAAGGTGAAGCAAGTGCAGGCGATTCTCGCCACCTACCCCGAAGTGCGCTTCAGTTACGCGACGCTCAACTCGGGCAACACACAAGGCAAAAATACCGCGCTGATTACCGTGCGCCTGAAGGACCGGCGCGACCGCACGCGCGGCATGGTCGAATTGAATCAGGTGTTTCGCGCGCGGCTCGCCTCGGTGGCGGGGGTGTCGATTACTGAAATCGGCGTGCCCGACGGCGCCGGCAGTACGAAGGCGATCCAGTTGAGCTTGCAGGGCGACAACATTGACGAACTGCGCCGGCTTTCGGATGCGGCTCAGGCACGGATGGTAAAGATCCCAGGGCTCGTCGATCTCGATTCGAGTCTCAAAGCGGATAAACCGATCGTCGCGATCAATGTGAAGCGCGAACTGGCGTCCGACCTCGGCGTGGGCGTGGCCGATATCGGCACCGCGTTGCGGCCGCTGCTCTCCGGCGACGCCATCAGCACCTGGCGCGCGCCCGATGACCAGGACTACGACGTCAGCGTGCGCTTGCCGCGCGCGCAGCGCCAGGACGTCGATGATCTCGCCAGGCTGATGATCGCGACCAACCGCACCGACGCGAACGGTGCGCCAGTGCTGGTGCCGCTGCGGCAGATCGCGGATATCGTCAAGACGACCGGGCCCGATGTGCTGAACCGGCGCGACCTGCAACGCGAGGTGATGCTGTCGGCGAACGTGAATGGCCGCTCGCCCGGCGAAGTGGCCGCGGACGTCGCGAAGGCGCTCGACGCGATGCATTTGCCGGCGGGCTATCACTATCGATTCGAAGGCTCGACCAAGAGCATGAACGAATCGTTCGTGTATGCGGTGGAGGCGTTGGCGCTCGCCGTGATTTTCATCTACATGATTCTCGCGTCGCAGTTCGCGAGCTTCGCGCAGCCGCTCGCGATCATGGCGTCGCTGCCGCTCACGTTGATCGGCGTGCTGCTCGCGCTGCTGCTGTTCGGCAGTACGCTGAACATGTTTTCGATCATCGGCTTCGTGATGTTGATGGGCCTTGTGACGAAGAACGCGATTCTGTTGATCGACTTCGCGAATCAGGCACGGCGCGGCACTTTGCTCGACGCGTCCGGCAAGGGTCGCATGATGGAGCGGCGTGAAGCGCTGCTCGAAGCGGCGCGCGTGCGTCTGCGGCCGATTCTGATGACGACGCTGGCGATGATCTTCGGCATGCTGCCTCTGGCAGCGGCGCTCGGCGAAGGCGGGGAGCAACGCGGGCCGCTCGGGCAGACGGTGATCGGCGGGGTGATTACGTCGTCGATTCTGACGCTGGTGGTGGTGCCGGTGGTTTATACGGTGCTGGAGGATTGGGCGGAGTGGCTGCGGCGCAGACTCAGAAGCAAGGGTTAA
- a CDS encoding efflux RND transporter periplasmic adaptor subunit, producing the protein MLKARKRIFVAAVVAVVILAIAVGHAIRKRSGAAAAGVETPASVVEFAPDDLTTVSRRTLSETLPLTGSLRAVTQAAVKSKVAGSALNVMVREGDSVKTGQILAKIDARDYVARAEQTRGQMAAMAGQLDIAKQTLDNNRVLVEKGFISKNAFDTAQSQYQIARANLDAAKAALASSNLSLDDTVVRSPLDGQIASRSVEPGEKVAVDSKLFDVVDLRTLELEAPVPVGEIGRVRIDQPIQIAFDGIDAPVQGAITRINPAAQAGSRSIMVYVQVANPSGTLRVSMFGTGTISVGSRQDVLVVPATAIRTDGTRHSVYALVNGKLVEQAVQTGATGDADGDTWTEIAGGPLALGQQIVKNNLGSLRIGSTVHVVQPAQPGQAASQAASVPGASSAR; encoded by the coding sequence ATGCTAAAAGCCAGAAAACGCATTTTCGTCGCTGCCGTTGTAGCCGTTGTGATCCTCGCCATCGCGGTGGGCCACGCCATCAGGAAGCGTAGCGGCGCCGCTGCCGCCGGCGTCGAGACCCCCGCTTCCGTCGTCGAATTCGCGCCCGACGACCTCACCACCGTCAGCCGCCGCACCCTCTCTGAAACGCTGCCGCTGACCGGCTCGCTGCGCGCCGTCACGCAAGCCGCGGTCAAATCGAAAGTGGCCGGCTCGGCGCTCAACGTCATGGTGCGCGAAGGCGATTCGGTCAAGACCGGCCAGATTCTCGCGAAGATCGATGCCCGCGACTATGTGGCCCGCGCCGAGCAGACGCGCGGCCAGATGGCAGCCATGGCCGGCCAGCTCGACATCGCGAAGCAAACACTCGACAACAACCGCGTGCTGGTCGAAAAAGGCTTCATTTCAAAAAACGCCTTCGACACCGCGCAAAGCCAGTATCAAATCGCCCGCGCGAATCTTGACGCGGCGAAGGCCGCGCTGGCGTCGTCGAATCTGTCTCTGGACGATACCGTCGTGCGCTCGCCGCTCGACGGACAGATCGCCTCGCGCTCGGTTGAACCGGGCGAGAAAGTGGCCGTCGATAGCAAGCTGTTCGACGTAGTCGATCTGCGCACGCTCGAACTGGAAGCGCCGGTGCCGGTCGGCGAGATCGGCCGCGTTCGCATCGACCAGCCGATCCAGATCGCGTTCGACGGGATCGACGCGCCCGTCCAGGGTGCGATCACGCGCATCAATCCGGCCGCGCAAGCCGGCTCGCGTTCGATCATGGTGTATGTGCAGGTTGCCAATCCGTCGGGCACGCTGCGGGTCAGCATGTTCGGCACCGGCACGATCTCGGTCGGCAGCCGGCAAGACGTGCTGGTCGTCCCTGCCACCGCCATCCGCACGGACGGCACGCGCCACAGCGTCTATGCGCTCGTCAACGGCAAGCTGGTCGAGCAAGCGGTGCAAACCGGCGCGACCGGCGACGCCGACGGCGATACATGGACCGAAATCGCCGGCGGCCCGCTCGCGCTCGGCCAGCAGATCGTGAAGAACAATCTCGGCTCATTGCGGATCGGCAGCACCGTGCATGTGGTGCAGCCCGCCCAACCCGGGCAGGCGGCTTCGCAAGCGGCCAGCGTGCCGGGCGCAAGCAGCGCACGCTGA